From a single Nicotiana tomentosiformis chromosome 2, ASM39032v3, whole genome shotgun sequence genomic region:
- the LOC138904559 gene encoding uncharacterized protein produces the protein MSIAEYQQKFLMLSLYAGGIIDSERDKCKRFEEGLNGYIRKSVAILQLEDFSKLISAALTWKIIDKEEASRRENMFSKGNSDYGSPSKKGKFDDSKTESAQKSSYRKQNKPNFSTASIPSYVQGKTYTPTCAQCGKNYYGACRRASGACFNCGSLDHKVKDCPNPNPLSYTYIYGSVQKPATTHSQANSGARPRNVQATGSGGANLDSGSRSTTRVYAMR, from the coding sequence ATGTCTATTGCAGAGTATCAACAAAAATTTCTCATGCTTTCTCTCTATGCTGGAGGTATTATTGATAGTGAAAGAGACAAGTGCAAAAGATTTGAAGAAGGTTTGAATGGTTACATTCGAAAGTCTGTGGCAATCTTGCAACTTGAGGATTTTTCCAAGCTAATTTCAGCTGCTCTTACTTGGAAAATAATTGACAAGGAAGAAGCTAGTAGGAGAGAAAATATGTTTAGCAAGGGTAATTCAGATTATGGCAGTCCATCCAAGAAGGGAAAGTTTGACGATTCCAAGACTGAAAGTGCACAGAAGTCATCATATCGTAAGCAGAATAAGCCAAATTTCTCTACTGCTAGTATACCAAGTTATGTCCAAGGCAAAACTTATACACCTACTTGTGCACAGTGCGGGAAGAATTACTATGGTGCCTGCAGAAGAGCTTCTGGTGCTTGTTTCAATTGTGGAAGTCTGGATCATAAAGTGAAGGATTGCCCTAATCCTAATCCTCTttcttatacatatatatatggctCAGTTCAAAAGCCTGCCACTACTCATTCTCAAGCTAATAGTGGTGCAAGACCTAGAAATGTGCAAGCAACGGGTTCTGGTGGAGCTAATCTGGATAGTGGGTCGAGATCTACTACACGAGTCTATGCTATGAGATAA